In the Ilumatobacteraceae bacterium genome, one interval contains:
- a CDS encoding FAD-binding oxidoreductase has translation MLPLEPLRAIVGPAHVLAEPDDVTSYTTDWTGRFVGSGTTVVRPGSVDEVAALVELCRSEGVAIVPQGGNTGLVGGGVPLGGELVVSLRRLDRVDEVDPTSRQVTAGAGATVESVQRAAAAAGLRYAVDFGARGTATVGGSIATNAGGINLLRFGGTREQLVGIEAVLGTSAVVRQMSGLVKDNTGYHLPSLLCGSEGTLGIVTEARLRLVGAAPHRVVAFVAMASVEAAVVAVAEWRTSIPSLEAAELVFHEGIELVSSEFGVPLPFADPSPAYVLLEAGSLTDPTDELADAVAGADGVIDAAVASDSARRAALWRLREEHTLAINQVGVPHKFDVTLPQSRLAEFAATVPGVVERAVAGTRTWLFGHVGDGNLHVNVTGAPPDAPQLDEAVYRLVVDLGGSISAEHGIGTAKVDYLSMQRSAGDLAAMRAIKSALDPDRIMNPNVLLPG, from the coding sequence GTGCTTCCCCTCGAACCGTTGCGGGCCATCGTCGGCCCCGCCCACGTCCTGGCCGAACCCGACGACGTCACGTCGTACACGACCGACTGGACCGGCCGCTTCGTCGGTTCGGGCACCACTGTCGTGCGACCCGGCTCGGTCGACGAGGTCGCCGCCCTGGTCGAGCTGTGTCGGAGCGAGGGCGTCGCGATCGTGCCGCAGGGTGGCAACACCGGCCTGGTCGGCGGCGGTGTGCCGCTCGGCGGCGAACTCGTGGTCAGCCTTCGCCGACTCGACCGGGTCGACGAGGTCGACCCGACCAGTCGTCAGGTCACCGCTGGTGCCGGTGCCACCGTCGAGTCGGTGCAGCGTGCAGCGGCCGCAGCCGGACTGCGCTACGCGGTGGACTTCGGTGCCCGCGGCACGGCCACGGTCGGCGGGTCGATCGCCACGAACGCCGGGGGCATCAACCTGCTCCGATTCGGCGGCACGCGCGAGCAACTCGTCGGCATCGAGGCGGTGCTCGGCACCAGCGCCGTGGTGCGCCAGATGAGCGGTCTCGTCAAGGACAACACCGGCTATCACCTCCCGTCGCTGCTCTGTGGCAGCGAAGGCACGCTCGGCATCGTGACGGAGGCCCGACTGCGGCTCGTCGGCGCAGCACCCCACCGGGTGGTCGCGTTCGTCGCGATGGCGTCGGTCGAAGCCGCGGTGGTTGCCGTGGCCGAGTGGCGCACGAGCATCCCATCGCTGGAGGCGGCCGAACTCGTCTTCCACGAGGGCATCGAACTGGTGTCGTCCGAGTTCGGGGTGCCGTTGCCCTTCGCCGACCCTTCGCCGGCCTATGTGCTGCTCGAGGCCGGTTCACTCACCGATCCGACCGACGAACTCGCCGACGCGGTCGCCGGTGCCGACGGCGTGATCGACGCCGCCGTGGCGAGCGACAGTGCCCGCCGAGCTGCGCTGTGGCGGCTTCGTGAGGAGCACACGCTGGCGATCAATCAGGTCGGTGTTCCCCACAAGTTCGACGTCACCCTGCCGCAGTCACGCCTGGCCGAGTTCGCCGCGACGGTGCCCGGCGTCGTCGAGCGGGCGGTCGCCGGCACCCGGACGTGGCTGTTCGGACACGTCGGCGACGGCAACCTCCACGTCAACGTCACCGGTGCGCCGCCCGATGCGCCACAACTCGACGAGGCCGTCTACCGACTGGTGGTCGACCTGGGCGGCAGCATCAGTGCCGAGCACGGCATCGGCACGGCGAAGGTCGACTACCTCTCGATGCAGCGGTCGGCAGGCGACCTGGCGGCGATGCGGGCGATCAAGTCCGCGCTCGATCCGGACCGCATCATGAACCCGAACGTGCTGCTCCCCGGTTGA
- a CDS encoding TetR/AcrR family transcriptional regulator encodes MTSGTGYHHGDLPNALRAAAVDVIDERGLGSFSLREVARRAGVSHTAPAHHFGDIRGLLTSVATEGFDALYAALCAAGDGVSDPVERLIALGEAYVSLARSNHAHCEVMFRVDVVDPDNAQLQLAGMRAYVVLEDTVRALIDDEQLDADLDDVTWLCWSAMQGLVTLGPKIELIATIKGRPEPSSNDLVREFAYHIVAGLRSR; translated from the coding sequence GTGACATCCGGCACCGGCTACCACCACGGCGATCTTCCGAACGCGCTGCGAGCCGCTGCGGTCGACGTCATCGACGAACGCGGCCTCGGGTCGTTCAGCCTCCGCGAGGTCGCCCGGCGGGCCGGCGTGTCGCACACCGCACCCGCTCATCACTTCGGCGACATCCGCGGGCTCCTGACGTCGGTGGCGACCGAAGGGTTCGACGCCCTCTACGCCGCACTGTGCGCCGCCGGAGATGGCGTCAGCGACCCGGTCGAGCGCCTGATCGCACTCGGCGAGGCGTACGTGTCGCTGGCGCGATCGAACCACGCGCACTGCGAAGTGATGTTCCGCGTCGACGTGGTCGACCCGGACAACGCGCAGCTCCAGCTCGCCGGCATGCGCGCCTACGTCGTTCTCGAAGACACGGTGCGTGCACTCATCGACGACGAGCAACTCGACGCCGACCTCGACGACGTCACCTGGCTGTGCTGGTCGGCGATGCAGGGGCTGGTCACACTCGGCCCCAAGATCGAACTCATCGCCACGATCAAGGGTCGGCCCGAGCCGTCCAGCAACGACCTCGTCCGAGAGTTCGCCTACCACATCGTGGCCGGCCTCCGGTCCCGGTAG
- a CDS encoding PadR family transcriptional regulator → MRHHHQRHHDDLDQSGHHHERRRHRHAHRDGDGHGRRRARRGAVGSAILAILEERPMHGYELISAMEDKSGGRWKPSPGSIYPALRRLEHRGFITATETDDDKRRFELTDAGRARVAEQRDAGHDAPWDEHGLGRHGELRRAVAELVGPARQIGRFGDDTQIAAAVKVVNDATSQLYRILADGTTGTSGTKAGTDTGEPSD, encoded by the coding sequence ATGAGACATCATCACCAACGACATCACGACGACCTCGACCAGTCGGGGCACCACCACGAACGACGCCGGCATCGCCACGCACACCGTGACGGCGACGGCCATGGACGCCGACGTGCCCGCCGCGGCGCCGTCGGCAGCGCGATCCTCGCGATCCTCGAGGAACGCCCCATGCACGGGTACGAGCTGATCTCCGCCATGGAGGACAAGAGCGGTGGCCGGTGGAAGCCGAGCCCCGGCTCGATCTATCCGGCGCTCCGACGCCTCGAGCACCGCGGCTTCATCACCGCCACCGAGACCGACGACGACAAGCGCCGGTTCGAACTGACCGATGCCGGTCGTGCCCGTGTGGCCGAGCAGCGTGACGCCGGCCACGACGCCCCCTGGGACGAGCACGGCCTGGGTCGCCACGGCGAGCTCCGCCGAGCGGTCGCCGAGCTCGTGGGGCCCGCCCGCCAGATCGGCAGGTTCGGCGACGACACCCAGATCGCCGCGGCGGTGAAGGTCGTGAACGACGCCACCTCCCAGCTGTACCGGATCCTCGCCGACGGCACGACCGGCACCTCCGGCACCAAAGCCGGTACCGACACCGGCGAACCGTCCGACTGA
- a CDS encoding Rieske 2Fe-2S domain-containing protein, producing MSDATTVTGTVVGHLDDLAVAAMKMVKVDGHRLCLVRTGEGVFALDQACPHEGYGLTTGELDGDLITCAWHNWKFRVSDGACVLGEEDVRTHPVHVAEDGTLSIEFTEPDPAELRPKIMTSLRSGIEKNYIGQVSRDVVRLLRADSNPGELIWEAVAYGAPRAEFGWGHSIASLTDCLTMVDHYDGDDRVLPIVQAIAGVAETERGRPVQPLPDPVSVDPADARAEFRRLVEAEQLAPAQALVRGAIASGAESDELRGWFTDVVSDHFLSYGHGAIYSQKAFQLLERIGWDRADTVLPYLVPTIVYGTREDKLPYMKLFHRGAAQLDLDVLAARASDPDPAWADDGRLLTALLGDDRTEAALATGAALASGASLDAVLDVVTLAVSERMLRYDTAGEFDFHDDFGWLDITHGMTYANAARWHVGDGATRADDVRLVLWTAFLANWTGRHEWHAGVGRRVEIEPRSTDLTAYGRALQHESLLDGTTAFIVHAHAVKTSVVATEEAVRLGSSTPLDAAARFIEAPKLERFVAATVTRSVDFLSGRVQRD from the coding sequence ATGAGTGATGCAACCACCGTGACCGGAACCGTCGTCGGGCACCTCGACGACCTGGCGGTCGCAGCGATGAAGATGGTCAAGGTCGACGGGCACCGGCTGTGCCTGGTGCGCACCGGCGAGGGCGTCTTCGCGCTCGACCAGGCCTGTCCGCACGAGGGGTACGGCCTCACGACGGGCGAACTCGACGGCGATCTGATCACGTGCGCCTGGCACAACTGGAAGTTCCGGGTGAGCGACGGTGCGTGCGTGCTCGGCGAGGAGGACGTCCGGACCCATCCGGTACACGTCGCCGAGGACGGCACGCTGTCGATCGAGTTCACCGAGCCCGACCCGGCTGAACTCCGACCGAAGATCATGACCAGTCTCCGCAGCGGGATCGAGAAGAACTACATCGGCCAGGTGTCGCGCGACGTCGTCCGCCTCCTCCGGGCCGACTCCAACCCCGGTGAGTTGATCTGGGAGGCCGTCGCCTACGGCGCGCCGCGCGCCGAGTTCGGGTGGGGGCACTCGATCGCCTCGCTCACCGACTGCCTCACCATGGTCGATCACTACGACGGCGACGACCGGGTGCTGCCGATCGTGCAGGCGATCGCCGGCGTCGCCGAGACCGAGCGCGGTCGGCCGGTCCAACCGCTGCCCGACCCGGTGTCGGTCGATCCCGCCGATGCGAGAGCCGAGTTCCGCCGGCTGGTCGAAGCCGAGCAACTCGCACCGGCGCAGGCGCTGGTCCGCGGTGCGATCGCATCCGGCGCCGAGTCCGACGAGCTGCGCGGGTGGTTCACCGACGTGGTCAGCGATCACTTCCTCTCGTACGGTCACGGCGCGATCTACTCGCAGAAGGCGTTCCAGCTCCTCGAACGGATCGGCTGGGATCGGGCCGACACCGTGTTGCCGTATCTCGTGCCGACGATCGTGTACGGCACCCGTGAGGACAAGCTGCCGTACATGAAGTTGTTCCACCGGGGTGCGGCCCAGCTCGACCTCGATGTGCTGGCGGCCCGAGCGAGCGACCCCGACCCGGCGTGGGCCGACGACGGCCGGCTCCTCACCGCGTTGCTCGGCGACGACCGCACCGAAGCCGCTCTCGCGACCGGTGCGGCACTCGCCTCGGGGGCGTCACTCGACGCCGTGCTCGACGTCGTCACCCTCGCGGTCAGTGAGCGCATGTTGCGCTACGACACCGCGGGCGAGTTCGACTTCCACGACGACTTCGGGTGGTTGGACATCACCCACGGCATGACCTATGCCAATGCCGCCCGCTGGCACGTCGGCGACGGAGCGACGAGGGCCGACGACGTCCGCCTGGTGCTGTGGACGGCGTTCCTCGCGAACTGGACGGGTCGCCACGAGTGGCACGCCGGCGTCGGCCGTCGAGTCGAGATCGAGCCGAGGTCGACCGATCTCACCGCCTACGGGCGGGCGCTGCAGCACGAGTCGCTGCTCGACGGTACGACGGCGTTCATCGTCCACGCGCATGCCGTGAAGACCAGCGTCGTGGCGACCGAGGAGGCGGTGCGGCTCGGGTCGTCGACGCCGCTCGACGCGGCCGCACGGTTCATCGAGGCGCCGAAGCTCGAGCGTTTCGTCGCGGCGACCGTCACCCGCTCGGTCGATTTCCTGAGCGGCCGCGTCCAGCGCGACTGA
- the soxR gene encoding redox-sensitive transcriptional activator SoxR: MVEVKRFSVGEVARRAGVATSALRFYEEHGLIRSERNESGHRRYHADVLRRVSFIRTAQRVGLSLAEIGEALASLPNHRTPTAKDWDRLATSWRPRLDEQIAVLTRMRDQLDGCIGCGCLSLNSCGLWNPDDAAAEMGTGPRYLLSDERPDRADAEHTP; encoded by the coding sequence ATGGTTGAAGTCAAGCGTTTCTCCGTCGGCGAGGTCGCCCGGCGCGCCGGGGTGGCGACGTCGGCGCTCCGGTTCTACGAAGAGCACGGCCTGATCCGGTCGGAGCGCAACGAGTCGGGCCACCGGCGCTACCACGCCGATGTGCTCCGACGCGTCAGCTTCATCCGTACGGCCCAGCGGGTCGGACTGTCGTTGGCCGAGATCGGCGAGGCGCTCGCCTCGCTGCCGAACCACCGCACGCCGACGGCCAAGGACTGGGACCGGCTCGCGACGTCATGGCGTCCACGGCTCGACGAACAGATCGCCGTGCTGACCCGCATGCGGGATCAGCTCGACGGCTGCATCGGGTGCGGCTGCCTGTCGCTCAACTCGTGCGGCCTGTGGAACCCCGACGACGCCGCCGCCGAGATGGGCACCGGCCCGCGCTACCTCCTCAGCGACGAGAGACCGGACCGAGCCGACGCCGAACACACACCCTGA
- a CDS encoding enoyl-CoA hydratase-related protein, whose product MGYTYVTVDVDGPVTTVTLDNPAKRNSLALDVMLELTDVFRTIGNSDALGVVLAANGPVFSAGHNFGDMLDATLPDAQHLLRVCTEMMNTVQEIPQVVIAKVATLATAAGCQLVATCDMAIAAESAGFALPGGKGGLFCNTPLVAVARQIGRKRALEMAITGDPVSAATAADWGLINRAVPDDELDDAVDDLMRRSIRGSAFSKAVGKRAFYAQVDLDQPKAYAHAIEVMAAGVVTPDGQEGISSFLEKRRPNFTQRAQPRATET is encoded by the coding sequence ATGGGGTACACGTACGTCACGGTCGACGTCGACGGGCCGGTCACGACCGTCACGCTCGACAACCCGGCCAAGCGCAACTCGCTGGCGCTCGACGTGATGCTCGAGCTCACCGACGTGTTCCGCACGATCGGCAACTCCGACGCGCTGGGCGTCGTGCTGGCTGCGAACGGACCGGTGTTCTCGGCCGGACACAACTTCGGCGACATGCTCGACGCGACGCTGCCCGACGCTCAGCACCTGCTGCGCGTCTGTACCGAGATGATGAACACGGTGCAGGAGATCCCGCAGGTGGTCATCGCGAAGGTGGCGACCCTCGCCACCGCTGCCGGGTGCCAACTCGTCGCGACCTGCGACATGGCGATCGCGGCGGAGTCGGCCGGCTTCGCGCTCCCGGGCGGCAAGGGCGGGCTGTTCTGCAACACGCCGCTCGTGGCCGTCGCCCGCCAGATCGGTCGCAAACGGGCACTCGAGATGGCGATCACCGGCGATCCCGTGTCGGCCGCGACCGCCGCCGACTGGGGATTGATCAACCGGGCGGTGCCCGACGACGAACTCGACGACGCGGTCGACGATCTGATGCGCCGGTCGATCCGCGGCAGCGCGTTCTCCAAGGCGGTCGGCAAGCGAGCGTTCTACGCGCAGGTCGATCTCGACCAACCCAAGGCCTACGCGCACGCGATCGAAGTCATGGCAGCCGGTGTCGTCACCCCCGACGGTCAGGAGGGCATCTCGTCGTTCCTCGAGAAGCGCCGACCGAACTTCACGCAGCGAGCGCAACCTCGCGCAACCGAGACGTGA
- a CDS encoding SDR family NAD(P)-dependent oxidoreductase, translating to MPDTNRLSALSRSLDGRSAIVTGAASGMGRSTAHVFADEGARVCVADLGDDRVAAVVDEIREMHGEHAAIGVVCDVSDRARLSVLVDETVAAFGGIDVVVNNAGVALPNSFLDPDDDLFESNWAATIDVNLTAHARLVRLALPHLMASDAGRIVNIASTEAVVTAAGLAAYAATKAGVVGLTKSMAVELGRHGITANCICPGPILTGMTDEIPDDAKATYAHRRVPLRRYGTPEEVAHMTLNLCLPASSFVNGAIIPVDGGMSIRHV from the coding sequence ATGCCCGACACGAATCGCCTCTCGGCGCTGTCTCGATCGCTCGACGGCCGCTCGGCGATCGTCACCGGTGCGGCGAGCGGGATGGGCCGCTCGACGGCGCACGTCTTCGCCGACGAGGGTGCTCGGGTGTGCGTCGCCGACCTCGGTGACGATCGAGTCGCCGCCGTCGTCGACGAGATCCGCGAGATGCATGGCGAGCACGCCGCGATCGGTGTCGTGTGCGACGTGAGCGACCGCGCCCGGCTGTCGGTCCTCGTCGACGAGACCGTGGCTGCATTCGGTGGGATCGACGTGGTGGTCAACAACGCCGGGGTCGCGCTTCCCAACTCGTTCCTCGACCCCGACGACGACCTGTTCGAGTCGAACTGGGCCGCCACGATCGACGTCAACCTCACGGCGCACGCTCGACTCGTGCGACTCGCCCTCCCCCACCTGATGGCGTCCGACGCCGGCCGCATCGTCAACATCGCGTCGACCGAAGCGGTCGTCACCGCAGCCGGCCTCGCGGCGTACGCCGCGACCAAGGCCGGGGTGGTCGGTCTGACGAAGAGCATGGCGGTCGAACTCGGTCGGCACGGGATCACGGCGAACTGCATCTGCCCGGGTCCGATCCTCACCGGGATGACCGACGAGATCCCCGACGACGCGAAGGCGACCTACGCGCATCGTCGGGTGCCGCTGCGCCGGTACGGGACCCCCGAGGAGGTCGCGCACATGACCCTCAACCTCTGCCTGCCGGCGTCGAGCTTCGTCAACGGCGCGATCATCCCGGTCGACGGCGGCATGTCGATCCGGCACGTCTGA
- a CDS encoding NAD(P)/FAD-dependent oxidoreductase, translating to MFEPLTRVTDRVRPWAAPIPRAGAPEFAVIGAGPAGLATAALLRRHGVRAVVFDRSDLVGSSWAARYDSLRLNTVRWMSDLPGLRMERSLGRWVGRDDLVDYFERYAEHHRLECVLGETGAVDRVDPDGGRWSVLGAAGRRRFAGVVVATGHSQQTTVPTWEGHDRFAGRMMHAVDYLRPDDFVGSRVLVVGAGSSGGEICVDLAGAGVDVTWAVRSAPRVFPREAVGVPTTPFAPAADALPDGVANHVAPWLERRIYGPRDYLPEPATPMMELLAGCKEPMTADGIVESIRTGRVRVVAAVADLDRSGALLADGSHVDADCVISATGYRPGLEPLVGHLDVLADGRPTALLPRPGLGFVGFRVPLTGTLWAIERDARRVATELARRCR from the coding sequence GTGTTCGAACCGCTGACCCGCGTGACCGATCGGGTCCGTCCCTGGGCGGCTCCGATCCCGCGGGCGGGCGCACCCGAGTTCGCCGTCATCGGTGCGGGGCCGGCCGGGCTGGCGACCGCTGCGCTGCTCCGCCGACACGGTGTGCGCGCCGTCGTGTTCGACCGGTCCGACCTCGTCGGGTCGTCGTGGGCGGCTCGGTACGACTCACTGCGCCTCAACACCGTCCGCTGGATGTCGGACCTGCCGGGCCTCCGGATGGAGCGATCGCTCGGTCGCTGGGTGGGCCGCGACGACCTGGTCGACTACTTCGAGCGGTACGCCGAACATCACCGCCTCGAGTGCGTGCTGGGCGAGACCGGCGCGGTCGATCGCGTCGACCCGGACGGCGGTCGGTGGTCGGTGCTCGGCGCCGCCGGTCGACGGAGGTTCGCCGGCGTCGTGGTCGCCACCGGTCACTCGCAACAGACGACGGTCCCCACGTGGGAAGGGCACGACCGGTTTGCCGGCCGAATGATGCACGCGGTCGACTACCTCCGGCCGGACGACTTCGTCGGGTCGAGGGTGCTGGTCGTCGGCGCCGGCAGTTCCGGCGGCGAGATCTGCGTCGACCTGGCCGGCGCCGGGGTCGACGTGACATGGGCGGTGCGCTCGGCACCACGGGTGTTCCCTCGCGAGGCGGTCGGCGTCCCCACCACGCCGTTCGCTCCCGCCGCCGACGCGTTGCCCGACGGGGTCGCGAATCATGTCGCGCCGTGGCTCGAGCGGCGCATCTACGGCCCGCGCGACTACCTGCCGGAACCGGCCACTCCGATGATGGAGTTGCTCGCGGGCTGCAAGGAACCGATGACCGCCGACGGCATCGTCGAGTCGATCCGAACCGGACGGGTGCGGGTGGTCGCCGCGGTCGCCGACCTCGACCGTTCGGGCGCACTGCTCGCCGACGGTTCGCACGTCGATGCCGATTGCGTGATCTCGGCCACCGGCTACCGACCGGGGCTCGAGCCGCTCGTCGGGCACCTCGATGTGCTCGCCGACGGGCGACCGACCGCGCTCCTGCCGCGACCGGGTCTCGGGTTCGTCGGGTTCCGCGTGCCGCTGACCGGCACGCTGTGGGCGATCGAGCGTGATGCGCGACGGGTGGCCACCGAACTCGCCCGAAGGTGTCGGTGA
- a CDS encoding TIGR03085 family metal-binding protein has product MTTPASLERRQFADDLAAAGPDAPTLCEGWTTRDLAAHVLVRERRPDAAVGILVSALSGYTDKVQAKTADDDWGDLVERVRSGPPRWSPTRIDKVDRAVNTIEFFVHTEDVRRAADGWTPRDLDAELENDLAAALTRAAKMLTKSAPTGVTLAPDGREPFVAREGEPMVTVRGPIGELVLFVYGRQDHALVEIDGTDDATAQLRAAKFGI; this is encoded by the coding sequence ATGACGACGCCCGCATCGCTGGAACGACGACAGTTCGCCGACGACCTCGCCGCCGCCGGTCCCGACGCACCGACGCTCTGCGAGGGGTGGACCACCCGAGACCTCGCCGCCCACGTGCTGGTCCGCGAACGTCGACCCGACGCAGCGGTCGGCATCCTCGTCAGTGCACTCTCCGGCTACACCGACAAGGTGCAGGCGAAGACCGCCGACGACGATTGGGGCGATCTGGTCGAGCGGGTTCGCAGCGGGCCGCCGCGGTGGTCGCCGACCCGGATCGACAAGGTCGACCGTGCGGTCAACACGATCGAGTTCTTCGTGCACACCGAAGACGTCCGCCGCGCCGCCGACGGCTGGACGCCCCGCGACCTCGACGCCGAGTTGGAGAACGACCTGGCCGCGGCCTTGACACGGGCGGCGAAGATGTTGACGAAGTCGGCACCGACCGGCGTGACGCTTGCGCCCGACGGCCGCGAGCCGTTCGTCGCCCGCGAGGGCGAGCCGATGGTGACGGTGCGCGGCCCGATCGGTGAACTCGTGCTGTTCGTCTACGGCCGCCAGGACCATGCCCTCGTCGAGATCGACGGGACGGACGATGCCACGGCGCAGCTCCGCGCCGCGAAGTTCGGCATCTGA
- a CDS encoding HNH endonuclease — MRHPPDELFRLVSDTDPDVSDADELDTYTRHVADLKAWCDARLVRATRRQRALAAEGRAADPRSSLSAHGRTSSKEAAAAADREAVCTSMPGFEEALAGGEVSAGHVDAIASATRGLDDAERSEFVGEADSLLDDATEHGVDRFAKDCRELAKSIRARHNAGSDVDELERQRAQSKITRWIDRTTGMHKTLIEADPVSDRIIWTAIQRERGRLRRRSQVTEGPKPSWDRLTVDALVEAVATAGDGDHRCRPTLVAHADLETLRHGLHQNGICETDSGIDLPVETVRHLACDADTIPVVLDGDGMVLDQGRAKRLATAEQRVALEAMHATCSHPDCTVSIDDCRIHHLHPWSRGGTTDLSTMAPVCETHHHLVHEGGWGFTLADGRIATWTRPDGEIYWTGPIADRRRVVA; from the coding sequence GTGCGACATCCACCCGACGAACTGTTCCGATTGGTGAGCGACACCGATCCCGATGTGTCCGACGCCGACGAACTCGACACGTACACCCGTCACGTCGCCGACCTGAAGGCATGGTGCGACGCTCGACTCGTGCGAGCGACCCGGCGCCAGCGAGCCCTCGCCGCCGAGGGGCGGGCCGCCGATCCACGCTCGTCCCTGTCCGCCCACGGTAGAACCTCGAGCAAGGAGGCGGCCGCCGCTGCCGATCGCGAGGCGGTCTGCACATCGATGCCCGGCTTCGAAGAGGCGCTCGCCGGCGGCGAGGTGTCGGCGGGCCACGTCGACGCGATCGCGTCAGCGACCAGAGGTCTCGATGACGCCGAGCGATCAGAGTTCGTCGGCGAAGCCGATTCGCTTCTCGACGATGCCACCGAGCACGGCGTCGACAGGTTCGCGAAAGACTGCCGTGAGCTCGCCAAGAGCATTCGAGCCCGACACAACGCCGGTTCCGATGTCGACGAGCTCGAGCGCCAGCGCGCGCAGTCGAAGATCACCCGCTGGATCGATCGGACCACCGGCATGCACAAGACGTTGATCGAGGCCGACCCGGTGTCCGATCGGATCATCTGGACCGCCATCCAGCGAGAGCGCGGGCGACTTCGGCGGCGCTCTCAGGTCACGGAGGGGCCCAAGCCCTCGTGGGACCGACTGACCGTCGACGCGCTGGTCGAAGCGGTCGCCACCGCGGGTGATGGCGACCATCGCTGTCGCCCGACGCTCGTGGCCCACGCCGATCTCGAGACCCTGCGCCACGGTCTCCACCAGAACGGCATCTGCGAGACCGACTCCGGCATCGATCTCCCCGTCGAGACGGTGCGACATCTGGCCTGCGACGCCGACACCATCCCCGTCGTCCTCGACGGCGACGGCATGGTGCTCGATCAGGGTCGTGCGAAAAGGCTCGCAACCGCCGAGCAGCGGGTGGCGCTCGAGGCCATGCACGCCACCTGCTCCCATCCCGACTGCACCGTGTCGATCGACGACTGCCGGATCCATCATCTGCACCCGTGGTCCCGGGGCGGCACCACCGATCTGTCGACCATGGCGCCGGTCTGCGAAACCCACCACCACCTCGTCCACGAGGGTGGGTGGGGATTCACCCTGGCCGACGGCCGCATCGCCACCTGGACGCGACCCGACGGCGAGATCTACTGGACCGGACCGATCGCCGATCGACGCCGGGTCGTGGCCTGA
- a CDS encoding fatty acid desaturase: MSEHVTSRPRTASLNEVRAVIPRACYERPTAPAGRTLVQAAVLYLAPVVGLALTDRWWAVIVLWVFAGLGVAGLFVLGHDASHGALVESRRANRVVARLCMAPSIHAEAAWDLGHNRIHHGYTTRQGFDFVWHPSTVEEYRALGRLGRLRHRFEWSFLGSGAYYLRTVWWDKMWRISPAGKRHDAIVSDKRTLGTAMGVLLVAAAVVGAVTGGLIGAIWLPVKLVIVPFLVFVQVIGWTVYVHHVAPDIRWWPRREWSQFKGQMESTTILRIPALVNRLWFHNIFVHVPHHVDARIPFHQLPKAAVAIAAAYPDTIRSARMSQRDYLGATRDCKLYDFDAGTWVPYAAAAR; encoded by the coding sequence ATGAGCGAACACGTGACGAGCCGACCCCGGACAGCGTCGCTGAACGAGGTCCGAGCGGTGATTCCGCGAGCGTGCTACGAGCGGCCGACCGCGCCCGCCGGGCGAACATTGGTGCAGGCGGCGGTGTTGTACCTCGCTCCCGTGGTCGGTCTTGCCCTGACCGACCGATGGTGGGCGGTCATCGTCCTGTGGGTGTTCGCCGGTCTCGGGGTGGCCGGTCTGTTCGTGCTCGGCCACGATGCCTCACACGGCGCGCTGGTCGAATCGCGCCGGGCGAACCGGGTCGTCGCCCGGCTGTGCATGGCGCCGAGCATTCACGCCGAAGCAGCCTGGGACCTGGGTCACAACCGCATTCACCACGGCTACACGACGCGTCAGGGATTCGACTTCGTGTGGCACCCGTCGACCGTCGAGGAGTACCGAGCGCTCGGCCGGCTCGGTCGCCTGCGCCACCGGTTCGAGTGGTCGTTCCTCGGGTCGGGTGCGTACTACCTGCGGACCGTCTGGTGGGACAAGATGTGGCGCATCAGCCCGGCGGGCAAACGCCACGACGCGATCGTGAGCGACAAGCGCACGCTGGGCACGGCGATGGGCGTACTTCTCGTCGCGGCGGCGGTGGTCGGCGCCGTGACCGGCGGGCTGATCGGTGCGATCTGGTTGCCGGTCAAGCTGGTGATCGTCCCGTTCCTGGTGTTCGTGCAGGTGATCGGTTGGACGGTGTACGTGCACCACGTCGCGCCCGACATCAGGTGGTGGCCACGTCGCGAATGGTCGCAGTTCAAGGGCCAGATGGAGTCGACGACGATCCTGCGAATCCCGGCTCTGGTGAATCGTCTGTGGTTCCACAACATCTTCGTGCACGTGCCGCACCACGTCGATGCGCGGATTCCGTTCCATCAACTCCCGAAGGCGGCGGTGGCGATCGCCGCCGCGTATCCCGACACGATCCGGTCGGCGCGCATGTCGCAGCGTGACTACCTGGGAGCGACGCGGGACTGCAAGCTGTACGACTTCGACGCCGGCACCTGGGTGCCGTACGCCGCCGCGGCGCGGTAG